In a genomic window of Vibrio orientalis CIP 102891 = ATCC 33934:
- the rluD gene encoding 23S rRNA pseudouridine(1911/1915/1917) synthase RluD yields the protein MAQQIELTNTVKDSQLGQRLDQAIAELFADFSRSRLKEWLLDGKVKVNGEVISKPRTKVMGGEEIILQAELEDEERWEAQDIPLDIVYEDDDLLVINKPRGFVVHPGAGTPDGTVLNALLHHYPNIAEVPRAGIVHRLDKDTTGLMVVAKTVPAQTRLVRALQKKRNFVREYEAIAIGRMTAGGRVEQPIGRHSTKRTLMAVTPTGKPAITHYRVAEHFREHTRIRLRLETGRTHQIRVHMSYLQHPLLGDTAYGGRARIPSGASEELANHIRSFDRQALHAVMLKFEHPITGEEVEFHAPVPDDMVEMAEALRQDTQEHGLKDEF from the coding sequence ATGGCTCAGCAGATTGAATTAACAAATACAGTAAAAGATAGCCAATTAGGCCAACGCCTAGACCAAGCTATCGCCGAATTATTCGCGGACTTTTCTCGTTCACGCCTAAAGGAATGGCTGCTTGACGGTAAAGTTAAAGTTAACGGTGAAGTGATATCAAAGCCCCGCACCAAGGTTATGGGCGGCGAAGAGATCATTTTACAAGCAGAACTTGAAGATGAAGAGCGTTGGGAAGCACAAGACATCCCACTTGATATCGTTTATGAAGATGACGATCTCTTAGTGATCAATAAGCCTCGTGGTTTTGTTGTTCACCCTGGTGCGGGTACGCCAGATGGTACCGTGCTTAATGCTCTGTTGCACCATTATCCAAATATCGCGGAAGTGCCTCGCGCGGGTATAGTGCACCGTCTCGATAAAGATACGACCGGACTGATGGTTGTGGCGAAAACCGTCCCAGCACAAACTCGTTTAGTCCGCGCGTTACAGAAGAAGCGTAATTTTGTGCGTGAGTATGAAGCGATCGCGATCGGTCGTATGACCGCTGGTGGGCGAGTAGAGCAACCAATTGGTCGCCACTCAACTAAGCGAACCCTAATGGCGGTGACTCCTACGGGCAAGCCAGCAATTACGCACTACCGAGTTGCTGAACACTTCCGTGAGCATACACGTATCCGTTTACGTCTGGAAACAGGTCGTACGCACCAGATTCGTGTTCATATGTCGTACTTGCAACATCCTCTGTTAGGGGACACTGCATACGGTGGTCGTGCACGTATTCCAAGTGGTGCGTCAGAAGAGTTAGCGAACCACATTCGCAGCTTTGATCGTCAAGCGCTTCACGCGGTAATGCTTAAATTTGAGCATCCTATTACCGGAGAAGAGGTGGAGTTCCATGCTCCAGTACCTGACGATATGGTCGAGATGGCAGAAGCATTGCGTCAAGATACTCAGGAACACGGTTTAAAAGACGAGTTCTAA